The DNA region ATGGTGTATTCTATTCTTTCTGCCACCTCTTGTGCTAAAGGGGCTCCAAAGAGCTCACGTAAAAGGTAAAAACCTAGCTCCAAACCAGAGCTTACACCAGCAGCGGTAATAATCTTTCCATCACGGACTACTTTAGATGAGACAACATTGACACCATAAGCGGCTAGTTCATCAAAAGCAGTGTAATAGGTGGTTACCTCTTTCCCCATCAGCATACCTGCTTCAGCAAGAAAAAATGCTCCTGTACAGACCGATGTTAAGTAGGTCACCTCTTTGGAGTGCTTTTGGATAAAGTTTTGCATAGAAGTCTCTTTCATCCATGTCATACGCCCCTTTCCACCTGGGAAAAGTAAAATATCTAACGTAGGACAGTTTTCAAACGTTACATCAGGCAAAATTCTCAAACCATTGAAGGCGTGTACAGGCTCTAAACTGGGAGCAATTAAAAGGACTTTTGTGCTGTTAGGTTGCACTTTGTTAGCGTAACTCAGTACCTCAAAAGGTGCTACAAAATCAAGCTCTTCGACGTTTGGAAAGATAACAATACCAATGGTGACCATAGGCTACTCCTCTGTTCTCACGATTAAGCTGGCAGGTAGATTGTACTGCTTAATCCATTCCTCTTCTTTAGCACGCATTTCTCCGTGATCAATTTCATGGTCAAAACCCAAAAGATGAAGCATTCCATGAATAAACAAAAGGGTAATCTCTTCTTCCACACTGTGTCCAAGCTCTTTCGCTTTTTGTGCCGCCAATTCGTGATTGATAACGATGGAACCTAGCGGGGCATGAGGAAAGTCGTCAATGGGGAAGCTGAGGACATCCGTGGTTTTGTCCATGCCACGATGTGCCAAATTAAGCTCCTGCATACTATCCCCATCAATGATAAGAAGCTCAACTTCTTTTGGAGTATGTTCTTCACAAATCTGCTCCAGCATTTTTACATGTAAAGCGATATTGAACTCATTTTCGATCAGTAGCATGCAAATCTCCTTTTAAAATAGGCTTGGTTGGATTGTAAATGATTTGATAAACAGAGGCTCATAGCTCTCTTTATCTCCTAAAATAAGGGCATATGCAAACGATTTTTGCGCTAAAATGGAGAGCTCTTCGATGGTTTCAAAAATAAGCGTTTCTCCTTCAAAAGTGATATTTTGTTGGAGTTGCTTAGGTAAAGCGAGAATAATATGAGAGCTTTCAATCATGGTTTGCATATAGCTCAGTAATGAAGGCAATAAAGAAGATGTAGGCTCAAAAATGAGCACTTTGTCGCTAGAGCCAAACTCTTTTTTACAGAGTGCATGGGTGACGAACTGCGGATAAAAATGTTCACAAAACCCTAAATGCTCTAAATTATAAGTGATTGTGTGAGTATCACAAAAATGAAGTAAACAGAGCAGTTCTTCCACAAAAAGAGAAGGAATTTTTTGCTCATAAAGGTAGCGCTCTTGATGCCAAAAGGAAGAGAGAAAAAGTCCTTTGGAAACAATGAGAGGTTTTACATGTAAAGCGTTTTCAACACGGTGGGCAACGGGAGCAATCTTTTGCACAAGGACGCTATCGCTGAGAGAAAAATGCTCTTCCTCTTTTGCAGTGAGTAAAATTTTAGCAATATTAAAAAGATCGCCACGTAAACGCTTGATGGTTTTAGGGACGTGAATCATCTCTAAAAGTGCTTCTTGCACAGGGGAAAGTAGCACAATATTAAGTGATTTTTGCGTAATGGTATACCGTAAAAGCTTGATCAACATCTGCTCTATGGACGTGACTTCGATCCATGCGCATTCGTCATCCTCATTCAAAAAAGGAAGGGTTGTGACAATGGCATAAGCCCCTTTATCTAGCGCTTGATGAATAGATTCGCGTGAAGTCGTATCTATGAAAAAGATCGCCATGAGAGACACGCGAACTCTCAAGCGATATAGAGGCAAACGCATCAATGGGAGGCAGGGTTGCAAGCTTCCCATCAATGATGCGTACAAAGTTATCTATTTTCATCCAATCGAAGCGCCGCTTTGGCGAGGACGTTCTGGGCGAACAAGGCATAGACCTTCTTTATCTTTCGCCGCTAAAAGCATCCCTTGACTAAGGAGCCCTTTGATGGTGGCAGGTTTGAGGTTGGCAACCACACAGACTTGCGTGCCCACCAGCTCTTCAGGGGTATAATATTCACGAATACCCGCAACAATTTGTCTAGGCTCACTCTCACCTAAATCAACTTTGAGTTTTAAAAGACGATCACTTCCTTCTAAAATACTCGCTTCTAAAATCGTTCCCACTTTTAAAGCCGTTTCGAAAAATTGATCAATCGTAATGATGGATTCTGCTTTATGCTCTTTTTTAGTGCTTTTTGAAGGTTGCGCTTCTACTACTGCTACGGGAGCGGTAGGTTGTGCCATCAACTCCTCTTCAATGCGAGGGAAGAGGGGTGGTACTTTTTCGATGGTAAATTCATCTAAGAAGTCTTTGCGAACAACCAGTTTGTCAAAGTTCGCCGTATTAATCTCAAAGCCCATTGCTTTGGCAATCGTCGCTGTTGTTTTTGGCATAACAGGGTGGAGTAGGACGGTGACTCGTGCCAAAATATTGGAGA from Sulfurospirillum diekertiae includes:
- a CDS encoding DJ-1/PfpI family protein yields the protein MVTIGIVIFPNVEELDFVAPFEVLSYANKVQPNSTKVLLIAPSLEPVHAFNGLRILPDVTFENCPTLDILLFPGGKGRMTWMKETSMQNFIQKHSKEVTYLTSVCTGAFFLAEAGMLMGKEVTTYYTAFDELAAYGVNVVSSKVVRDGKIITAAGVSSGLELGFYLLRELFGAPLAQEVAERIEYTIDIMHL
- the ybeY gene encoding rRNA maturation RNase YbeY, with amino-acid sequence MLLIENEFNIALHVKMLEQICEEHTPKEVELLIIDGDSMQELNLAHRGMDKTTDVLSFPIDDFPHAPLGSIVINHELAAQKAKELGHSVEEEITLLFIHGMLHLLGFDHEIDHGEMRAKEEEWIKQYNLPASLIVRTEE